The Herminiimonas arsenitoxidans genome window below encodes:
- the ggt gene encoding gamma-glutamyltransferase — protein MKNKIFHDMTRRDFLSASGAMALGSMTPLSMALEARPKSVLATSTKGMVTSPHELATNAGLDVLKSGGNAIEAAIAIAACLSVTYPHFASFGGDAFMIISDRNGKVRTLSGIGQAPMVLPQYSGTIPVRGPGSMLTTAANVDTLGKAFDISNKELAGSKSWAELLKPAIGFARNGFPVSPSERFWMDFRQKEMADLPGVRSNFMITGKVPEEGQLFKQPQLADTLEVLAVRGYRDFYDGKLAEKIAKGLKDAGSPLTASDLARTQARIEPPLRVAYRDGILLANQPPTQGITTLEIMGILDRFDLKNIPEGSADYYHVVVEAVKRAFIDRNQYVADPEFVKVPSEKLLSKAHLDQLAGGIQMKQALPWPHVFKNGDTVYIGATDAQGNSVSMLQTVYFDWGSGVMAGDTGILWHNRGASFSLKPDHPNVLQPGKRPFHTLNPGMYLKNDKPHILYGTQGADGQPQTLATILTRMIDYNMDPLTALSKPRFLLGKTFSDTRDSLKLEKDAGEQVFQELARRGHEMSVIPAQSPLSGHPGAIVIDQKTGTFSGAHDPRSDGRALGV, from the coding sequence ATGAAAAACAAAATTTTCCACGATATGACGAGAAGAGATTTCTTATCTGCTTCAGGCGCAATGGCTTTGGGTTCGATGACACCGCTATCGATGGCTTTGGAAGCCAGGCCAAAAAGTGTGTTGGCTACATCAACCAAAGGCATGGTGACCAGCCCGCACGAGCTAGCTACTAATGCTGGTCTGGATGTATTGAAGTCGGGCGGTAATGCGATTGAAGCAGCGATTGCGATTGCTGCATGTCTGAGTGTGACTTATCCGCACTTCGCCAGCTTTGGCGGTGATGCTTTCATGATCATCAGCGATCGCAATGGCAAGGTCAGAACCTTGTCTGGCATTGGTCAGGCACCAATGGTATTACCGCAGTACAGCGGTACGATTCCGGTGCGTGGTCCCGGCTCGATGCTGACGACGGCAGCCAATGTGGACACCTTGGGCAAAGCCTTCGATATCAGCAACAAGGAACTGGCCGGTAGCAAGAGCTGGGCAGAATTGTTGAAGCCGGCCATCGGTTTTGCACGTAACGGCTTTCCGGTATCGCCATCAGAACGGTTCTGGATGGATTTCCGCCAAAAGGAAATGGCCGATCTGCCCGGCGTGCGCAGCAACTTCATGATCACCGGCAAAGTGCCGGAAGAAGGGCAGCTCTTCAAGCAGCCGCAATTGGCCGATACATTGGAAGTGTTGGCAGTACGTGGCTATCGCGATTTTTATGATGGCAAATTGGCCGAGAAAATTGCCAAAGGTTTGAAAGATGCTGGCTCCCCATTGACGGCATCCGATCTGGCAAGAACGCAGGCGCGTATAGAGCCGCCGTTACGCGTTGCGTATCGCGATGGCATCTTGCTGGCGAATCAACCACCGACGCAAGGCATTACGACGCTGGAAATCATGGGCATACTCGATCGTTTTGATTTGAAGAATATTCCAGAGGGCAGTGCGGACTATTATCACGTCGTAGTCGAAGCGGTGAAGCGCGCGTTTATCGATCGCAATCAGTATGTGGCTGATCCGGAATTCGTGAAGGTACCTTCAGAAAAATTACTGTCCAAAGCCCATCTCGATCAACTCGCTGGTGGCATACAAATGAAACAGGCATTGCCATGGCCGCATGTCTTCAAGAATGGTGACACGGTATATATCGGTGCGACTGACGCACAAGGCAATTCGGTCTCGATGTTGCAGACGGTTTATTTCGATTGGGGTAGTGGTGTGATGGCGGGTGATACCGGCATTTTGTGGCATAACCGCGGCGCTTCATTCAGTCTGAAGCCGGATCATCCGAATGTGTTGCAACCGGGTAAGCGTCCATTCCATACACTTAATCCTGGTATGTATCTAAAGAACGATAAACCACATATTTTGTATGGCACGCAGGGTGCAGATGGGCAGCCACAAACCTTGGCGACTATCCTGACCAGAATGATTGATTACAACATGGATCCGTTGACGGCATTGTCGAAACCGCGCTTCTTGCTAGGGAAAACTTTTTCAGATACGCGAGACTCTTTGAAACTGGAGAAGGATGCGGGCGAGCAAGTGTTTCAAGAGCTGGCACGACGTGGACATGAAATGAGTGTCATTCCGGCACAAAGCCCTTTATCCGGTCATCCGGGAGCAATTGTGATCGATCAAAAGACGGGGACTTTTTCAGGCGCGCATGATCCGAGGAGCGATGGCAGAGCTTTAGGCGTGTAA
- a CDS encoding response regulator, which yields MTKIVIAEDHTLIREGLRSLLVQVPDIDVVADTGNGALVEQLLLQTQADFLLLDLDIPGCHGIALTARIKQQHPHIKILILTGSTDHVSVRQAFAAGADGYLLKLEDSSELLEAIPTVLSNKRYVSKLLGSIDHFLQDTDQAVTPREQQILKLIASGKSTQEIADALALSVFTVRKHKQNLMAKLSLHTAVELARYALNQSNT from the coding sequence ATGACAAAAATCGTAATCGCAGAAGATCACACACTGATCCGGGAGGGATTGAGATCCTTGCTGGTGCAAGTGCCTGATATCGATGTTGTTGCAGATACCGGCAACGGTGCACTGGTAGAGCAATTGCTGTTGCAAACGCAGGCTGACTTTTTGTTGCTCGATCTCGACATACCCGGTTGTCATGGCATTGCATTGACAGCGCGCATCAAGCAACAACATCCTCATATCAAAATTCTGATCCTGACCGGATCGACGGATCATGTCAGTGTGCGACAAGCCTTTGCTGCCGGCGCAGATGGTTACCTGCTTAAACTCGAAGACAGTAGCGAATTACTGGAGGCGATTCCAACCGTACTCAGCAACAAGCGCTACGTCAGCAAATTACTCGGCTCCATCGATCATTTTCTACAAGACACAGATCAAGCAGTCACACCACGCGAACAACAGATACTAAAACTGATTGCTTCAGGAAAATCAACACAAGAAATTGCCGATGCACTGGCACTCAGCGTATTTACTGTCCGCAAGCACAAGCAAAATCTGATGGCGAAACTCTCCCTACACACGGCAGTTGAACTGGCACGTTACGCACTAAATCAAAGCAACACCTGA